The following are encoded in a window of Drosophila simulans strain w501 chromosome 3L, Prin_Dsim_3.1, whole genome shotgun sequence genomic DNA:
- the LOC27206748 gene encoding uncharacterized protein LOC27206748: MQRLCCCQTNNETICSFVDICISQRSSGQQKKSADASTPHKNANLECAKDFAMDSAISTTSRDLNSTRGNHICEHIPRWMAMM; this comes from the coding sequence ATGCAACGTTTGTGTTGCTGTCAAACAAATAACGAAACGATTTGCTCATTTGTtgatatttgcatttcgcaaCGGTCTTCGGGGCAGCAGAAGAAGTCTGCGGATGCCTCTACTCCCCATAAGAATGCAAATCTCGAGTGTGCTAAAGATTTCGCAATGGACTCTGCGATTTCTACGACCTCTCGGGACTTGAACTCCACACGAGGAAACCACATATGTGAGCATATTCCCCGCTGGATGGCTATGATGTAA